In Pseudomonas fluorescens, one genomic interval encodes:
- a CDS encoding GNAT family N-acetyltransferase produces the protein MTARPATDSDLTALFDLHRAVFREHIEKIWGWDESWQRANFAVEFACTATSVIEQDGRLVGYVQILEKEDRIHVQNIAISPEYQGKGIGSRILKNLQLQAAARQVPLQLGAFRTNTLAQKLYERLGFRQTGTTDTHIEMSWTGPESQQT, from the coding sequence ATGACCGCACGCCCCGCCACGGATAGCGACCTGACAGCCCTCTTCGACTTGCATCGAGCGGTCTTCCGCGAACACATCGAAAAAATATGGGGCTGGGATGAGAGTTGGCAACGCGCAAATTTCGCGGTGGAATTCGCATGCACAGCCACTTCGGTTATTGAACAAGACGGCCGGCTTGTTGGCTATGTGCAAATACTGGAAAAGGAAGACCGAATCCATGTTCAGAACATCGCTATTTCGCCCGAATACCAAGGCAAGGGCATTGGCTCGCGCATTCTGAAGAACCTCCAGCTGCAAGCCGCTGCACGTCAAGTGCCATTGCAATTGGGCGCTTTTCGCACGAACACTCTGGCGCAGAAGCTCTATGAACGGCTGGGCTTTCGCCAGACTGGCACGACAGACACGCATATTGAAATGTCGTGGACAGGCCCTGAAAGCCAGCAGACGTGA
- a CDS encoding LysR family transcriptional regulator, with protein MKPLDLTRFDLNLLVVLEALWEERHVGRAAQHLHLSQSATSHALSRLRTAFDDQLFIRNPRGMAPTPLAIELMPRVAAVLESVRLVASPRGPFDPARLQATLRIAATDHAVLTVIAPALAKIQVAAPEVVLKLGPVDGESAMRQLDAGEIDLVLGSGSFAQVPHRFDCQLAHKERFVGIARKGHPALVKRGKHLHMELDDFTRLPHVLISPRGDTRGAVDDALEQLGRSRKVSVTCPSFLAVPFMVGASESIAVVAERVALQMQETAQLSLFELPLTLPTWEVFVVRARGRANEPAVEWITRMLIGD; from the coding sequence ATGAAGCCGCTGGATCTGACGCGTTTCGACCTCAATCTTCTGGTGGTTCTTGAGGCGCTTTGGGAGGAAAGGCACGTCGGTCGTGCGGCGCAGCACCTGCATCTGTCGCAGTCGGCCACCAGCCATGCCCTGTCGCGTTTGCGCACGGCGTTTGATGATCAGTTGTTCATTCGCAACCCTCGCGGCATGGCACCGACGCCGCTGGCCATCGAGCTGATGCCCAGAGTGGCGGCGGTGCTCGAATCGGTGCGGCTGGTCGCCAGCCCACGGGGGCCGTTCGATCCAGCGCGTCTGCAGGCGACACTGCGGATAGCGGCCACCGATCACGCCGTGCTGACCGTCATCGCCCCGGCGCTGGCGAAAATTCAGGTTGCGGCGCCGGAGGTGGTGCTGAAACTCGGGCCGGTGGATGGCGAGTCGGCGATGCGCCAACTGGACGCCGGCGAGATCGACCTGGTGTTGGGTTCGGGTTCGTTTGCGCAAGTGCCGCACCGCTTTGATTGCCAGCTCGCGCACAAGGAGCGATTCGTCGGCATCGCCCGCAAAGGGCACCCGGCATTGGTCAAGCGCGGCAAACATTTGCATATGGAACTGGATGACTTCACGCGTCTGCCGCACGTTCTGATTTCGCCCCGGGGCGACACGCGGGGCGCTGTCGATGACGCGCTGGAACAGCTCGGTCGCAGCCGCAAGGTCAGCGTCACCTGCCCGAGTTTTCTCGCAGTGCCATTCATGGTTGGCGCATCGGAATCGATTGCCGTGGTCGCCGAACGTGTCGCCTTGCAGATGCAGGAAACCGCACAACTGAGCCTGTTCGAATTGCCCCTGACGCTGCCCACCTGGGAGGTCTTTGTCGTCCGCGCACGCGGGCGCGCCAACGAGCCGGCGGTTGAATGGATCACCAGAATGCTGATCGGCGACTGA
- a CDS encoding DUF2986 domain-containing protein, with product MNRQKKLQQLFKEKAKKASAKLAPKKPKYISKADRAKLAAEAAAEPVETRES from the coding sequence ATGAACCGCCAAAAGAAACTGCAGCAGTTGTTCAAGGAAAAGGCCAAAAAGGCCAGCGCCAAACTCGCGCCGAAAAAGCCCAAGTACATCAGCAAGGCCGACCGCGCGAAACTGGCGGCCGAAGCGGCGGCCGAACCGGTTGAAACCCGTGAGAGCTGA
- a CDS encoding ATP-binding protein: MDGFKRRLSDSVQSRLSITLSLAILIVALLAGAFAFISALDEAHEMQDESLRQVALLFDRQHMTLGYPAAGQVVGDDEDSRITVQYLADSSKAVGTDDASIPLPFPLTLADGLATLNIAGEHYRVLVRTTSAGERIAVAQEADVRDKEARESAWRSLLPFLILFPVLLLVVGDLVRKLFRPIATLSAEIDQRDQQALHAIDEQHLPSEIRPFVVAINRLLRRVAQAMEAQRRFIADAAHELRSPMTALSLQAERLAATPMSADTRQNFLPLAQGIERSRKLIEQLLALAAAQSIAQRAEAAVSVHAVFRRVLEDLLPLAENKAIDIGVESVEDVQVVISELDLIILIKNLVDNAIRYTPAGGRVDLSVERTEQGARIEIKDSGPGIRAEEQALVFDPFYRSLGTGEAGSGLGLSIVRAIAERTGIRVGLSFVDEVGRCGLRVSLWLKDRL, translated from the coding sequence ATGGATGGTTTCAAAAGGCGTTTGAGCGACTCGGTGCAGTCACGGCTTTCCATCACGCTGTCTCTGGCGATTCTCATTGTCGCCTTGCTCGCCGGTGCATTCGCGTTCATCTCGGCACTCGACGAAGCGCACGAAATGCAGGACGAAAGCCTGCGTCAGGTGGCGCTGCTGTTCGATCGGCAGCACATGACCCTGGGTTATCCCGCTGCCGGGCAGGTCGTTGGCGATGACGAAGACTCGCGGATCACCGTGCAATACCTGGCCGACAGCAGCAAAGCCGTCGGCACTGATGACGCGAGCATTCCGTTGCCCTTTCCCCTGACCCTGGCCGATGGTCTGGCGACGCTGAATATCGCCGGTGAACACTATCGTGTGCTGGTCAGAACCACCTCGGCAGGCGAACGCATTGCGGTCGCGCAGGAAGCCGATGTGCGCGACAAGGAAGCCCGGGAAAGCGCCTGGCGCAGCCTGCTGCCATTTCTGATTCTGTTTCCGGTGCTGCTGTTGGTAGTGGGGGATCTGGTGCGCAAGCTGTTTCGCCCGATCGCGACGCTCTCGGCGGAAATCGATCAGCGCGACCAACAGGCCCTGCATGCGATTGATGAACAGCACTTGCCGAGCGAAATCCGGCCCTTCGTCGTGGCGATCAATCGGTTGCTGCGCCGCGTTGCGCAGGCGATGGAGGCGCAACGACGGTTTATCGCCGATGCCGCCCATGAACTGCGCTCGCCGATGACGGCGCTGTCGCTGCAGGCTGAGCGATTGGCCGCTACGCCCATGTCGGCTGACACCCGGCAGAACTTTCTGCCGCTGGCTCAGGGGATCGAGCGCAGTCGCAAGCTGATCGAGCAATTGCTCGCTCTGGCCGCCGCACAATCAATCGCGCAACGCGCCGAGGCTGCCGTGTCGGTGCATGCAGTGTTCCGCCGAGTGCTGGAAGACCTGCTGCCACTGGCAGAGAACAAAGCCATCGATATCGGCGTGGAGAGCGTCGAGGATGTGCAGGTCGTCATCAGCGAACTGGATCTGATCATCCTGATCAAGAACCTGGTGGATAACGCCATCCGCTATACCCCGGCGGGCGGACGAGTCGACCTCAGCGTCGAACGGACGGAGCAGGGCGCGCGCATCGAAATCAAGGACTCGGGGCCGGGCATCCGCGCCGAAGAACAGGCGCTGGTGTTCGATCCGTTTTACCGCAGCCTGGGCACCGGCGAGGCCGGGTCCGGGTTGGGGCTGTCGATTGTCAGGGCGATCGCCGAACGGACGGGGATTCGGGTGGGTTTGAGTTTTGTCGATGAAGTGGGGCGGTGTGGCTTGCGTGTTTCGCTGTGGTTGAAAGATAGGTTGTGA
- a CDS encoding PhzF family phenazine biosynthesis protein has product MPRSLQFEQVDVFADHPYEGNALAVVVDADGLTTEQMQAFARWTQLSETTFLLKPEAPDAHYRVRIFTPLRELPFAGHPTLGSCKVWLARNDNPEQLEIVQECSAGLIRVRKQGPQLAFAAPPLVRSGPLEATTLNLIEQGLGLATGQIRASQWVDNGPGWAGVLLASREDLLAIKPDYAALQGLNVGVIAPWAGPDAETDVEVRAFMGEECAEDAVTGSLNASLAQWLIGSGILGDRYTVSQGTAMGRRGRLHIENVDGSVWVGGAVQHCISGRVVF; this is encoded by the coding sequence ATGCCACGCTCGCTGCAGTTCGAACAAGTCGACGTATTCGCCGATCACCCCTACGAAGGTAATGCGCTGGCAGTGGTGGTGGATGCTGATGGGCTGACGACCGAGCAGATGCAGGCGTTCGCCCGCTGGACTCAACTCAGTGAGACCACTTTTCTGTTGAAGCCCGAGGCGCCGGACGCGCACTACCGTGTCCGCATCTTTACACCGTTGCGTGAGCTGCCCTTCGCTGGGCATCCCACCCTGGGCAGCTGCAAGGTGTGGTTGGCACGGAACGACAACCCTGAGCAGCTCGAGATTGTTCAGGAGTGCTCGGCGGGCTTGATTCGGGTACGCAAGCAAGGTCCGCAACTGGCTTTCGCCGCGCCACCATTGGTGCGCAGCGGGCCGCTGGAGGCAACGACGCTCAACCTGATCGAGCAAGGACTCGGCCTCGCCACCGGGCAGATCCGCGCGAGCCAATGGGTCGATAACGGTCCGGGTTGGGCGGGCGTGTTGCTGGCGAGTCGTGAAGACCTGTTGGCGATCAAGCCTGATTACGCGGCACTGCAGGGGCTGAATGTCGGGGTTATTGCGCCGTGGGCGGGTCCCGACGCTGAAACGGACGTGGAAGTCAGAGCCTTCATGGGCGAGGAATGCGCCGAGGACGCCGTCACCGGCAGCCTCAATGCGAGCCTGGCTCAGTGGCTGATCGGCTCAGGCATCCTTGGCGACCGCTACACCGTGAGCCAAGGCACCGCCATGGGCCGCCGCGGCCGATTGCACATTGAGAACGTGGACGGCAGCGTCTGGGTGGGCGGTGCCGTTCAGCACTGTATTTCCGGCCGGGTGGTCTTTTGA
- a CDS encoding DJ-1/PfpI family protein: MHIAILTFEGFNELDSLIAFSILNRVKQPDWRVSIASPTEKVRSMNGLVIEAQVSLEEASDADAVLVGSGSLTRDIVADTELMARLRLDPQRQLLGAQCSGTLILAKLGLLNDVPACTDLITKPWVEEAGVAVLNQPFMAKGNVATAGGCLSSQYMAAWFIARLAGVEATRNAFHYVTPVGEKELYIDRAIANIEAYL; encoded by the coding sequence ATGCACATCGCCATCCTGACCTTTGAAGGCTTCAACGAACTGGATTCGCTCATCGCGTTCAGCATTCTCAACCGGGTCAAACAGCCCGATTGGCGCGTGTCGATCGCCAGCCCGACGGAAAAAGTGCGCTCGATGAATGGCCTGGTAATCGAGGCTCAGGTGTCATTGGAGGAGGCGAGCGACGCGGACGCGGTGTTGGTGGGCAGCGGAAGTCTGACCCGGGATATCGTGGCGGATACCGAGCTGATGGCGCGGCTACGGCTCGATCCGCAGCGCCAGCTCTTGGGCGCCCAGTGCTCGGGCACGCTGATCCTGGCAAAGCTCGGCCTGCTCAATGACGTCCCAGCCTGTACCGATCTGATCACCAAGCCCTGGGTGGAGGAGGCCGGTGTGGCGGTGCTCAATCAGCCTTTCATGGCCAAGGGCAATGTCGCCACCGCTGGCGGTTGCCTGTCCTCACAATATATGGCGGCCTGGTTCATCGCCCGTCTGGCCGGTGTGGAGGCCACCCGCAACGCGTTTCATTATGTGACGCCCGTTGGCGAGAAAGAGCTCTACATCGATCGGGCGATCGCGAACATCGAGGCGTATCTGTAA
- a CDS encoding alpha/beta fold hydrolase: MQTEPTLVMVPCFAGAPWQLNQLSHLQHRAMRTLRLPDDVADLETLANFIVDQVKDLECYVLVGDSYGAVASIAVATRQPKGLKGLVLSGGFAKNPITSPLLKTLAALAPFFPGPLYRQTTLRFHAAQLASSFDKEGEIPWSAANSRAFFIKQTPHKAYVNRVRSIEKVDYTALLAKIDVPTLILTPEEDRLIGKEAAGILLNGIKGAQEVVMPRTGHMFRFSHPGAYSLEVRKFLQRVAL; encoded by the coding sequence ATGCAAACCGAGCCCACGCTGGTCATGGTCCCTTGCTTCGCCGGTGCGCCGTGGCAGCTCAACCAACTCAGCCACTTGCAGCACCGCGCCATGCGTACGTTGCGCTTACCGGACGACGTCGCTGATCTGGAAACGCTCGCCAACTTCATCGTTGATCAAGTGAAAGATCTCGAATGCTACGTGCTGGTGGGCGACTCCTACGGCGCGGTCGCCTCGATCGCGGTTGCAACGCGCCAGCCAAAAGGCCTCAAGGGCCTGGTGCTGTCCGGCGGTTTCGCCAAAAACCCGATCACCTCGCCCCTGCTGAAAACGCTGGCCGCACTGGCGCCGTTCTTCCCCGGACCGCTTTATCGACAGACCACCCTGCGCTTCCACGCCGCGCAACTGGCTTCGTCGTTCGACAAGGAAGGTGAAATCCCTTGGTCAGCCGCCAACAGCCGCGCCTTCTTCATCAAGCAAACCCCACACAAGGCCTACGTCAACCGCGTGCGCTCGATCGAGAAAGTCGACTACACCGCCCTGCTGGCAAAGATCGACGTGCCGACGCTGATCCTTACGCCCGAGGAAGACAGGCTGATCGGCAAAGAGGCTGCAGGGATTCTGCTGAATGGCATAAAAGGCGCGCAGGAAGTCGTCATGCCGAGGACCGGGCATATGTTCAGGTTTTCGCATCCGGGGGCATATTCGCTGGAGGTCAGGAAGTTTCTGCAGCGGGTGGCGCTTTGA